Proteins encoded within one genomic window of Halorussus salilacus:
- a CDS encoding YihY/virulence factor BrkB family protein: MSRVSSRLGTAASVGRSVLEEASDQQVTFLAASIAYYAFVSLIPALLLAFVVVSFVAGDALAEQVVTRASGLLTATGEEQLREFILDPEGRGGVTAIGAVVLAWSTLKVFRGMDQAFSDIYATADDPSIVDQLTDGLVVLTAIGAAVVVLVLAGAVTALFPDFPFVGVVTTVIQLAALVPVFLPLYVVFPDAGVSIREALPGAVVATVGWSVLQVVFRVYAQFSSTGPSQFLGTALLLVTWLYFGSIVLLLGAVVNTVLADRGSYAARTTESEPTRVERKQELLSRYMTDDESAPDIVELREELRELRADVESFEEDIESRTVEKPEVESELKRYVRRRMRRGRARGWGPYLVLLYGTAMTLGAFFWLRGGWAIAAMVVVWLSTLGLYVLMVLTGFGVSALGIPGRISDRIGDLRS, from the coding sequence ATGAGTCGCGTGTCCAGTCGACTCGGAACCGCCGCGAGCGTCGGCCGGTCGGTGCTTGAGGAGGCAAGCGACCAACAGGTGACCTTCCTCGCTGCGAGCATCGCCTACTACGCGTTCGTCTCGCTAATTCCCGCGCTTCTGCTGGCGTTCGTCGTCGTCTCGTTCGTCGCGGGCGACGCGCTCGCCGAGCAGGTGGTCACGCGGGCCTCGGGGCTGTTGACCGCGACGGGCGAGGAGCAGTTGCGGGAGTTCATCCTCGACCCGGAGGGCCGGGGCGGCGTGACGGCCATCGGGGCGGTCGTGCTGGCGTGGAGTACGCTCAAGGTGTTCCGCGGGATGGACCAAGCGTTCTCGGACATCTACGCGACCGCCGACGACCCCTCCATCGTCGACCAACTCACGGACGGTCTCGTCGTGCTGACCGCCATCGGGGCCGCGGTCGTGGTCCTCGTGCTGGCGGGCGCGGTCACCGCGCTGTTCCCCGACTTCCCCTTCGTCGGCGTCGTGACCACGGTGATCCAGCTCGCGGCGCTGGTCCCCGTCTTCCTCCCGCTGTACGTCGTCTTCCCCGACGCCGGGGTGTCGATTCGCGAGGCGCTCCCCGGCGCGGTCGTGGCGACGGTCGGGTGGTCGGTCCTGCAGGTGGTCTTCCGCGTCTACGCCCAGTTCAGCTCGACCGGCCCGTCCCAGTTCCTCGGCACCGCGCTGTTGCTGGTGACGTGGCTCTACTTCGGTAGCATCGTCCTGCTGTTGGGCGCGGTCGTGAACACGGTGCTCGCCGACCGAGGGAGCTACGCCGCCCGCACGACCGAATCCGAGCCCACCCGAGTCGAACGGAAACAGGAACTACTCTCCCGATACATGACCGACGACGAATCCGCTCCCGACATCGTGGAACTCCGCGAGGAACTCCGGGAGCTGCGAGCAGACGTAGAATCGTTCGAGGAGGACATCGAATCGCGCACCGTCGAGAAGCCCGAGGTCGAGTCGGAACTCAAGCGGTACGTCCGCAGGCGGATGCGGCGGGGACGCGCCCGCGGCTGGGGCCCGTACCTCGTCCTGCTGTACGGGACCGCGATGACGCTCGGCGCGTTCTTCTGGCTACGGGGCGGGTGGGCCATCGCCGCGATGGTCGTGGTCTGGCTCTCGACGCTCGGTCTCTACGTCCTGATGGTGCTGACGGGGTTCGGCGTCAGCGCGCTGGGGATTCCCGGTCGAATCAGCGACCGAATCGGCGACCTCCGGTCGTAG
- the glnA gene encoding type I glutamate--ammonia ligase has product MTDGQIAASKESGLTEAEQDVLDRIEAENVDFVRLQFTDITGTVKNVSVPASQVEKAFEEGIWFDGSSIEGFVRIQESDMRLEPDPETFAVLPWRSNGDTASARLICDVVNTDGTPFAGGPRQVLKSVLAEAEEMGYTVSIGPEPEFFLFEKDEEGRATTKPHDSGGYFDLAPKDLASDVRREIIFTLEQMGFEVEASHHEVADGQHEINFKYDDALTAADNISTFRAVVRAVAEQNDIHATFMPKPIGEINGSGMHSHISLFDEEGNAFADEDDEFNLSEVAYKFMGGVLDHAEAFTAVTNPTVNSYKRLVPGYEAPVYVAWSDVNRSALLRVPDAAGASSRFEIRSPDPSCNPYLALAVVIKAGLDGIENDADPGDPVREDIYEFDDEKREEYGITTLPGSLGEALDALEGDEVVTEALGDHVTEKFLEAKRADFADYKTHVSSWEKAKYLEKF; this is encoded by the coding sequence ATGACGGATGGACAAATCGCCGCCAGCAAGGAATCGGGACTGACCGAAGCCGAACAGGACGTACTCGACCGCATCGAGGCCGAGAACGTCGACTTCGTGCGCCTCCAGTTCACGGACATCACCGGGACCGTCAAGAACGTCAGCGTCCCCGCCTCGCAGGTCGAGAAGGCCTTCGAGGAGGGAATCTGGTTCGACGGCTCCAGCATCGAGGGGTTCGTCAGGATACAGGAGAGCGACATGCGTCTCGAACCCGACCCCGAGACGTTCGCGGTCCTGCCGTGGCGCTCGAACGGCGACACCGCGAGCGCTCGGCTCATCTGCGACGTGGTCAACACCGACGGGACCCCGTTCGCGGGCGGCCCCCGCCAGGTGCTCAAGAGCGTGCTCGCGGAGGCCGAAGAGATGGGCTACACCGTCTCCATCGGTCCCGAACCCGAGTTCTTCCTGTTCGAGAAGGACGAAGAGGGGCGCGCGACCACCAAACCCCACGACTCGGGCGGCTACTTCGACCTCGCGCCCAAGGACCTCGCGAGCGACGTGCGCAGGGAGATAATCTTCACGCTCGAACAGATGGGCTTCGAGGTCGAGGCCAGCCACCACGAGGTCGCCGACGGCCAGCACGAGATCAACTTCAAGTACGACGACGCGCTCACCGCGGCCGACAACATCTCGACGTTCCGCGCGGTCGTGCGCGCCGTGGCCGAGCAGAACGACATCCACGCCACGTTCATGCCCAAGCCCATCGGTGAGATAAACGGGTCGGGCATGCACAGCCACATCAGCCTCTTCGACGAGGAGGGTAACGCCTTCGCCGACGAGGACGACGAGTTCAACCTCAGCGAGGTCGCCTACAAGTTCATGGGCGGCGTCCTCGACCACGCCGAGGCGTTCACCGCGGTCACCAACCCCACCGTCAACTCCTACAAGCGCCTCGTTCCGGGCTACGAGGCCCCGGTGTACGTCGCGTGGAGCGACGTGAACCGGTCGGCGCTCCTCCGGGTCCCCGACGCCGCGGGCGCGAGCTCCCGGTTCGAGATCCGGAGCCCCGACCCGTCGTGCAATCCCTACCTCGCGCTGGCGGTGGTCATCAAGGCCGGACTCGACGGCATCGAGAACGACGCCGACCCCGGCGACCCCGTCCGCGAGGACATCTACGAGTTCGACGACGAGAAGCGCGAGGAGTACGGCATCACCACGCTCCCCGGCAGTCTCGGCGAGGCCCTCGACGCGCTGGAGGGCGACGAGGTCGTCACCGAGGCGCTGGGCGACCACGTCACCGAGAAGTTCCTCGAAGCCAAGCGCGCCGACTTCGCCGACTACAAGACCCACGTCTCATCGTGGGAGAAGGCGAAGTACCTCGAGAAGTTCTGA
- the hisH gene encoding imidazole glycerol phosphate synthase subunit HisH: MESQQTSQPEREGVASVVVVDYGLGNLRSVTRGLERAGASVEVSDDPEAFADADGVVLPGVGAFREGVENAGPYREALLDVAEDGTPVFGICLGMQMLLTTSEEADRAGDAGTRAGEVRGLDFVPGTNVRFDEGQKVPHMGWNRLSVKRDHPLVEGVDGEYAYFVHSYYAVPDDEDAVVATADYGVEFPAVVADETGTVFGTQFHPEKSGETGLRILRNFVELSAE; encoded by the coding sequence ATGGAGAGTCAGCAGACGAGTCAGCCCGAGCGCGAGGGCGTAGCGTCCGTGGTTGTCGTGGATTACGGCCTCGGGAATCTCCGGAGCGTGACGCGCGGGCTCGAACGAGCGGGAGCGAGCGTCGAGGTCAGCGACGACCCCGAGGCGTTCGCCGACGCCGACGGCGTGGTACTCCCCGGCGTCGGAGCGTTCCGCGAGGGCGTCGAGAACGCCGGACCGTACCGGGAGGCCCTGCTCGACGTGGCCGAGGACGGGACGCCCGTCTTCGGCATCTGTCTCGGCATGCAGATGCTGCTCACGACGAGCGAGGAGGCCGACCGCGCGGGCGACGCTGGCACGCGGGCGGGCGAGGTGCGCGGCCTCGACTTCGTTCCGGGGACTAACGTCCGATTCGACGAGGGTCAGAAGGTCCCGCACATGGGGTGGAACCGACTGTCGGTCAAGCGCGACCACCCTCTCGTTGAGGGCGTCGACGGCGAGTACGCGTACTTCGTCCACTCCTACTACGCGGTCCCCGACGACGAGGACGCGGTCGTCGCGACCGCCGACTACGGCGTCGAGTTCCCCGCGGTCGTCGCCGACGAGACCGGCACCGTCTTCGGCACCCAGTTCCACCCTGAGAAGAGCGGCGAGACCGGACTTCGAATCCTGCGGAACTTCGTGGAACTCTCCGCCGAGTAG
- a CDS encoding tRNA (guanine(26)-N(2))-dimethyltransferase: MHVSEGRVEVEVPEQGGEGIGDEVFFNPVQELNRDLTVATLRAYGDREPRAESYLDAMAASGIRGVRAAAEGWDVTLADIDAEAVELCRRNLERNGLDAEVAHRDANALMHESVFDVVDIDPFGTPIPFVDAAFANTRDLVCVTATDTAPLCGAHFHSGVRKYGAIPRNTDYHTEMGVRILLSAMARTAARYDAGVTPILTHATNHYVRTYLELDHSASDANAAIEELGHVYHCEDCLYREHDEGLVADPLDSCPECASERVLTAGPLWLGPAHDADFVAEVREEVDDEMGTATRARRLLDALEAELHEPTHYDQHRLCKEWTRSASGMDEFLDRLRDAGFEASRAHYGGTTFKTPATVSEIREATRAE, encoded by the coding sequence ATGCACGTCAGCGAGGGCCGGGTCGAGGTCGAGGTCCCCGAGCAGGGCGGGGAGGGAATCGGCGACGAGGTGTTCTTCAACCCCGTGCAGGAACTCAACCGCGACCTCACGGTGGCGACCCTGCGGGCCTACGGCGACCGCGAACCCCGGGCGGAATCGTACCTCGACGCGATGGCCGCGAGCGGGATTCGGGGCGTCCGCGCCGCGGCCGAGGGCTGGGACGTCACCCTCGCCGACATCGACGCCGAGGCCGTCGAGCTGTGCAGACGGAATCTGGAGCGCAACGGACTCGACGCCGAGGTCGCCCATCGCGACGCCAACGCGCTCATGCACGAGTCGGTGTTCGACGTGGTGGACATCGACCCGTTCGGGACGCCGATACCCTTCGTCGACGCCGCGTTCGCGAACACCCGCGATCTGGTCTGTGTCACCGCGACCGACACCGCGCCCCTCTGTGGCGCGCACTTCCACAGCGGCGTCCGGAAGTACGGCGCGATACCGCGCAACACCGACTACCACACCGAGATGGGCGTCCGCATCCTGCTCTCGGCGATGGCCCGGACCGCGGCCCGGTACGACGCGGGCGTGACGCCGATTCTGACCCACGCGACCAACCACTACGTCCGGACCTACCTCGAACTCGACCACAGCGCGAGCGACGCCAACGCCGCGATAGAGGAACTGGGCCACGTCTATCACTGCGAGGACTGCCTCTACCGCGAGCACGACGAGGGTCTCGTCGCCGACCCCCTCGACTCGTGTCCCGAGTGCGCGAGCGAGCGCGTGCTGACCGCGGGACCGCTGTGGCTCGGTCCCGCCCACGACGCCGACTTCGTGGCCGAGGTCCGCGAGGAGGTGGACGACGAGATGGGCACGGCGACCCGCGCGAGACGCCTGCTCGACGCGCTCGAAGCCGAACTCCACGAGCCGACCCACTACGACCAGCACCGCCTCTGCAAGGAGTGGACCCGGTCGGCCTCGGGCATGGACGAGTTCCTCGACCGACTCCGAGACGCCGGGTTCGAGGCGTCGCGCGCCCATTACGGCGGAACGACGTTCAAGACGCCCGCGACCGTGTCGGAGATACGCGAGGCGACCCGCGCGGAGTAG
- a CDS encoding phosphatase PAP2 family protein yields MSDRSLGVVETLAETLPPVVREAFTVVTQLGDAWFLIVVAALLYWFGDRERGAFAVATVLGALALTVTLKGAFALPRPPAELHVAYTDSYGFPSGHAIASTTLWGLLALVVERGTRTQRGAVAALAILAVTSARVIIGVHYVVDVLAGIAVGLTYLGVLVRATRWDPTRAFAVVAGISLAGLATAGFTADSVASVAGVGGAAATWLALDAPPRGRVSAASALAALAALGAVGYAGNELALPLVGVFGLNLVVPAGILLVPLVVERARKTRSASPT; encoded by the coding sequence ATGAGTGACCGAAGCCTCGGCGTGGTGGAGACGCTCGCCGAGACGTTGCCCCCGGTCGTCCGGGAGGCGTTCACCGTGGTGACCCAGCTCGGCGACGCGTGGTTCCTCATCGTCGTCGCCGCACTGCTCTACTGGTTCGGCGACCGCGAACGCGGCGCGTTCGCGGTCGCGACCGTCCTCGGCGCGCTCGCGCTGACGGTGACGCTGAAGGGGGCGTTCGCGCTCCCCCGCCCGCCAGCGGAACTACACGTCGCGTACACCGACAGCTACGGCTTCCCGAGCGGGCACGCCATCGCCTCGACAACCCTCTGGGGACTGCTCGCGCTCGTGGTCGAGCGCGGCACTCGAACCCAACGCGGGGCGGTCGCCGCGCTCGCGATACTCGCGGTCACCTCGGCGCGGGTCATCATCGGCGTCCACTACGTCGTGGACGTTCTCGCGGGCATCGCGGTCGGACTGACCTACCTCGGAGTCCTCGTGCGCGCGACCCGCTGGGACCCCACCCGGGCGTTCGCGGTCGTGGCCGGAATCTCGCTCGCGGGGCTCGCGACCGCGGGGTTCACCGCCGACTCGGTCGCGTCGGTCGCGGGCGTCGGCGGTGCCGCCGCGACGTGGCTTGCGCTCGACGCGCCCCCGCGCGGGCGAGTGAGCGCCGCGAGCGCGCTCGCGGCGCTCGCGGCGCTGGGTGCGGTCGGGTACGCCGGGAACGAACTCGCCCTGCCGCTCGTCGGCGTGTTCGGCCTGAATCTGGTCGTCCCCGCGGGAATCCTCTTGGTCCCGCTGGTGGTCGAACGCGCGAGAAAAACCCGGTCGGCGTCGCCGACCTAG